DNA from Drosophila suzukii chromosome 2R, CBGP_Dsuzu_IsoJpt1.0, whole genome shotgun sequence:
aaataaatagagaagaatataaaaataaaggaTATATGTATACAATTCAATCCAGTGTGAATCAATGAATCTTTTATTAGTATCTTAAAGataaacttttgtttaaaacATACTGTAACTAGAAGATCAGTATCCTAAGTCCTACTGCCTTTTAAATTAAGGATATGATAAATACAATCTATTTATAcctatataatttaaattaattagtATTTAAGTTAGGAATATTCCTTATAAATGCACGTTGTAAATTTCGATAGAAAGTGAAAAGAATCTTAAATATAATCTTTCGTTATCTTACAGATAATCATTGACGAAAACATTCAGTAACTGGAAGATCTGTATGAATATCTGAATACTTTTTACCACGCTCATCATATCATGGATATGAAAAATACCATGCATGAACGTTGTGGCTTTATACGACCTTTTATAGTAGAAATGAAACTTTAATCTGTGtttcacaaaaaaaactgTATAGTGTATATAAATACACGTTGTAAATTTCCTTCCAGAGTGAAAAAATGAGCCTTTAATTGGTATACTCGGCGGAATTATCTCCCAGTCGCAGCACTTTCTGGGATGCAGTCGGAGCCAAAGGTAAACAAAAGACCCCAGAGAGACAAAACAACCTGCGGAACTCACCGCCCCTCCACCCCCAGAACCCTGTTGTGTGGCCCTTTGTTTGTTCTGACAGCCTGTCAGTGGCCAAGATGTGGCCACACAATAATGCTGGATATGGCCAAGAGAGGGGGAAGTTGCGGCCGAGAGGCAGGGACACGTGACACTTGATGGGCCAACCGCCGTACCATACAAAATACAAACTGTTTGCCTAACATTCCGCATGCATGGCAAGTGTGTTTGTCGAGGCCTTTTGCCCATTGCAAATTTGTTAAACAAATCAACATGGCTTGAAACACTCAAGAAAAAGTAAACAAGATGTTCGGAAATACTAAGGATATTAAATGGAACCCTTATATAGAATTAAAAACCTCCTTTGTGAGTATCAAACCGCAAAGTTCTCTCTGATTAGTACTTATAAGAAAATGTTCTGAACATCCCATTATATTCTGAAATATTGCATTACTCACATATAACCGTTTACCTTTGCAAACTTGTTGTATAAAACAGACCAGGATTTTCTAGgttttttgccattttccaTGCCAACTGGCTGACCCTGTTCTGCCGAGCAGCTTTAGAACAACGCCAAGATGGCTCAAATCGAAACCGAAACCGGTTTTCGGCTTTCAGACTGAAAGAAGCGAACCTGCGGGCTGATTGCGTCTCGTCTTCAACTCAGGTGCACCATCGTAAATGGCAAAAGTATGTAAGTAGGAGCTGCCGTTGCTCCTCCTTCAGGAATCTGGTTTTCTGGCTAAACACTGGCCGAGTGTGACTTCCACGGGGCTTGTGCATTTTCAAAAGGGGGTTTGGGTTTGCACTTTCAAAATCCCAGCCCGCAAAGAATTACCATTGAAAATAGCTTCGAGGTTTGGTGAATGGGTTCATGAAATTAACTTAATGGGTCAGTGCTGAATGATTCTTCTGAGTCACTCTCTACGTGATGGATGCTGTTCTTGGTAAAAAGAAAACAGCAGCACAGAAGCTGCATATAGAACTTACAAAGCCCGATAAGCCGGTACCGAGATAAGGCGGCGCACCATCAACCAAAACAACTTAGCAGAGTGTTCTATTTATAAACTGCACAGTTAAATACCCTGTAATCAACTGATTGCCGGGCACCCAGCTAATTGCAACCTCGCCAGTAATTGCACTACACGGAAAGAAACGCTAAACGATTTTTAAACAAAGGTAAGGGGTTACATATATGGGGAAAAAGGGATATATATCAGAAAAATAAGATGATTATTATCAATATTCATGATATTTCAGCTGTCTCATACCCCAAAAGCGTTATCTTTAGCCTCAAACCATTGTCTATATTTTCCATTTACATTTAATGGTCCagaaatttacatattttcGACAGCGCTCAAATTACCCAATAGGTATAAAATGGTCCATAAAACTATTGACCGCTGGGTGTCTATTTTTATGCTGCGGGTCACGCACTTAAAGCAATTGCCACTTGGCGAGCTGAATGTAAATTTGAATGTGGAGCGCGATTTGTGCACGCCAACGAAAGTGATGTCATTTGCAGCCATTTGTTGCTGTTTTCATTGGCACGGTTATTATTCCTGGCCGATGGGGGGCTGTCAGGGAGCTCCAGGGATGACCCACAAGTGGTTTCCGTCagctggggcggaaacaaccGGTGCGCAACAGGTGCGTCAGTCAGGAGGGCACTTACAATCAAACCAGGAATTGGCTCAAAGCGAAGATGACTGTTACGCTTTTGGGCTTTCGATGAGCCATAGTCAAAATTCAATTGGTGAAAATGTTGAAATGACACAGACATTTTCAATCAAAATCAATTTCTTAGTCATTTGCAAATCACCATTCAAAAACGAATATGACATTTAATACATTTGAGTATTTTTTATTACGCATTGTTGCTAAATTTAGTtatcttaaattatatttataaagaaacTTTAATGGGAATTGGTATATTAAGTGTTCTAGAGTGCTTGAAATAAGATCAGAAGAATCTAAGTGAAACTTCCTTACAAGATTAATAAAATTCGATgatttattgaaaataaaatcataataaaaaataattcttGGCTTGTCCATATAAAGTTTTTAGGTAATGCTGGTTTTGAGGACccatttataaaatataaaatttactATTGTATTtgaaataaagattttaataagGCCTTCCGAGTTATCTTAGGACGAAGAAAGTTGGCTTTAGAGAAGTTGGACTGTATTTACCGTTGGAATGTCCATGATCCCACAGCTGAAtacgagagagggagagagagtgaAAAGTGGGAGGGGGGAGAGAACTAGCTGATAGGGAAAATATTAAGCAACCGATTTGACCGGCAGTCGCACactcccacacacacacactcgcacgcACACTCACCTGATAATACGAATCCGACATGGTTTATTTGGTGCGCCGCGTTGAATCACTCGATGCCCTAGCTTcgtgttgttgtttttgtaggtgttggttattattaatgttgttcttgttgtttgTGTCTTTTTGGGTGGCAGTTTTTGTtgtcgtttttttttctttattggCGCCGCACACAAGCACACGCGTCGcgttttttgtttacttttctTTGCGTTTCGGAATTGTTTAGCACTTTAACACCTGATGCCGAACAGTATTTTCTTTATCTGTTTTATCGAGTGCGCTCTCATTTGATTTCCTGCGGTCGAAAAGGCAAAAACATGAATAGAATTCAGTTGTTTTTGGGCAGGGcagcgcacacacacactcgcacaccaGCGAGCAAACAACAAACACACCAACAAGTGGCAGCACCGAAAGGTGAGAGAAgtagagaaagagagagagggaCAGAGCGTCTCATTTACAATTGTTGCGAGCGGAACAAAAAGATGGGGTTTGCTCCTCTTCTTCTTGCGCGTTTCTCCCCACATTTCTCCCCCTTCTTTGTTGTTGCTAAATATTATGCATATTCCAGAGACAATGGCGCTCTCTCCCATTGAAATGGCCCACAATTGAACGGTGATTCTTTTTCTGTTCCGCTCTTGCAACTCGGTTTATAAATAAGCTTGCCAGCGAGTGCGAGGGGGAGGGGCGATGCAGCGCAAGTGGCGGCAAAAAAAAGCAACTCGCGCAGctaaaagaacaaaaaaaaaaggatgtGAAGAGAGAGGGGGCAGACGAAATACCGGTTGTTCGCCTAAATGGCCACATCCGCATTTATATGCACCTTGAATTAATGGCACGGCCAAGATtgtttaaacaaaatttttcaGCACTCGCAAGcacacacaccacacacacgcacactggGTTTTACAATTATCTCGGCATCTTCTTCATctttttttatcttttataCAAATCTCAGGTTGTCTCGCTCGCACATTCACTCGCTGCGTCCAGATCGAAAAAttcttttgctgctgctgcgttGTCTCCTCTCTTTTCTCTCGGtgtgtggttgttgttgcGCTGCGTTGCCCCAACTCGAAACTAGCAAGTTAATTAACTACCACGCACTCTCTGTTTTCAAATCATTACGCCTGCATGCAATAAACACAGTATctatttgtgtttttgtgaTTTAAAACGCAAAAATACAACACAACTGAACCCACACAATCGAATGAGTCTTCTTCTTTGATTTCAGGTCGATAGTTCTCTTCTTCTTCGATTTCAGGAGGCGTTATTACCAAACTATCGATAGTTCTTCTTCTTTGATTTCCTTTTTAAAACATACCAAGAATATACCAAAGAGAGAGAATCCTCCaatcttaaatatattttatttatttcatacTTCCCATCTTTTGAATCTTCTAGTGCCTTAAAATTAGTTACTATGATGCATTTCGGTCAACTATTGATCTACTTaatcataatttttaaattaatacgTACATAAGTAATAAATACTacttttcaaaatcaaattaCCAAATATTTCAGAAAGAATTTGAAAAACAACATACAAATTTCAAGTTCCTTGATtagaatattaaatttaaataaatattaaacctATCCGCAACTCAGATTTGAAGTCATCCCCTTTCTAGTTCGCAACAACAATTTTTGGTTTAAAACGAAATGTTTATTTAGAGACTACAATCTAAGCGGCTGGTTTTTTAGGGAGCGATCCAAAGGCGGAGATGACGGTGCCCTTGGTGCCCGTAACCGTTGTGGTCAGAGCAGGAAGAGTGGGTTTTACAACGGTTGAAGGTGCCGGCTGATCCCACTTGGACTTGCTGCAAGATAAAATCGAATAACCAATGCATTCTCAGATTTTTCAACAGCAAATTCAGTCTCACCGCTTTTTGGCCTCCTCCTCGACTTTTCTGGCCAAAGCTGTGGCCTGCTCCACCTTGTCCATGTCCTTGCGATCCTTCTGTCGCTTTAGCATCTCCGTTTTCTGGACTGCCGCCAAGGACTCGTAGTAGGACTCCTCGCCCCACTGCAAGGGATCATAGATCTCGGGCGGATAGTTAGTGCCAAACTCGTTGATGTCGCAGAAGCTGATCAATTTGTCATAAATGCTGGGATTCCGGAACTCCTTGCGGTCCTGTATCACACGATTCATGTCCATGTTGGTCTGGCGCATCTTCGTGTACATCTTGGTGATTTTGGTCACCAATTCGGCGGACGGTTTGCCCTTGGGTTCCGGTGGCAGCTGGAACTTGTACTTGGCGTACTTGGGATCCTTTTCGTAGCTCTCGGCGGTACGTTCATCGGCGGGAAATCCGCCAGATTCCTCGTCCACCTCCATGGGGGTGTCTCCGTCCTTGGAACCATTTCCTGCATTGCTCTTGTCCTTGGTTTTGGGACTGTTTCCGTCCTGGGAATCGGAGCTATCGCTTTCTTCGCCACTGCTGGACTCCTCCTCGCTGGACTGGGCTGCTGCCCTATCCTCTTCTTCGTCGGAAATCAAGGTGTCATCCTGGTAGCTCACCAGCCGGCGCACTTTCTTGGCCCGCTTCTTTTTCTTGTCCTTGGACCGCTTGGTTTCGCCATCCTGCTTGGTGGGCGTGGGCGAGGGTCGCTTGGGCGGGATTATAACCTGTTTTTGATTGAATATTATGGGATTACTATAATCTTGAGACTCTTCGATTGGTTGTCACCTGGGAAGCCGTGGAGTTTTGGGAATCCGGACTGGCGTCGCCTTCATTCTCGGAATCCGTGTACTGTGCAGTCAAACTGGCCAGGGCGGCCATTTTATAGGTTGTTCTTAAGTTTTAATATACCTCAGCtgctttgtttttaaaattatttattatttcttcatcgaaaaatgttttattttccttttggcTGCCAACCAGGGATGCAGTAAAAAAATTTCTGGTATTTTTGTCTTGTGTAAACAAAGTGACCGTTTGGAAACAAACTGTGGTATTTTTGGGTATTTCTTCAGtagtttatatttttcaatattttggtattaaagATGATCTCGACGAAGGAAAAACCGGAGGAGCTGGACAGGATTCAGAAAAGGGTCAACAAGATCCTGGAGGCGCGCTTGGAGTCGGATAAGGTGAGTCCCTCAAAGCTGCCAAGTCCATCCACTGACCAGAAAACCCCTTACCTTCATAGGACACCTTGGACGCCCTGAGTGGCTTGTCAACTTTTTTCACGGAGAACACCCTGCAGAACCGCAGGAACTTGCGCAGTCAGATCGAACACCGCTCCGTGGGCATCAACGAGAACTTCCTGAAGGCCTTCCGCGAGGTGAAGCTCTCCCTGGACGCAGTATGCGAAGATCTGGACACGATGGCCACGTCAGTGGAGACCATGAAATCGGATCTGGAGACCTCGAAGGCGCTCACCAAAGATCTGATCGAGCAGACAAACACCATGCAACGGGAAAGAGATCGCTTGGAGGTCCACCAACAGATTGCCCAGGCTTTCCTGGCCCGCTTTCAGTTGAGCGGAGCGGAGCACCAGTTGCTCTATGGCGCCGCCAAGGATGCACCCATTGTTGCGGACTTTTTCCGGGTTCTGGACCGGGTTCAGAGCATCCACGCTGACTGCCGTCTGCTAATGCAGTGTGGCTACCAAACAGCTGCCCTGGACATCATGGAGGAGATGACTTTGCATCAGGAGGGCGCTCTGGAGCGGCTCTACCGCTGGACTCAGAACCACTGTCGCAGTTTGGAGAACAATGAGATAGGTCCGCTGATTGTGGAAGCCATGAGCCGGCTGCAGGATCGACCAGTGCTCTTCAAGTGGGTTATTTTATGGGGTTTCCCTTACCACTAATTCAATATTTTCTCTTGTAGATACGTTATTGACGAGTATGCCATTGCGAGAAGAGCTGTTTTGGTGCGCCAGTTCATCGAAGCCTTGACCGAAGGTGGTCCCGGTGGCAATCCCAAACCCATCGAGCTGCATGCCCATGATCCCAAGCGTTATATTGGCGATATGTTTGCTTGGCTACATCAAAGCATTCCCACGGAAAAGGAGAACCTGTCGTTGCTGTTTAAAAAGTGCGATAAACAGGGTTAGTTAGGAAACCGCTCCTTGATTTACTCCCTTACTAAATAAGACCTCTACCCACACAGATATTTCCGACCAGCTACAAAACGCCTTGGGTTACATAGCCGATGGCGTGTGCCATCCACTCAAGGTGCGAGTGGAGACTATATTGCAGGCGGAGAAGGATACCATCGTGCTGTTTACCATTTCCAATCTGCTGCGCTTTTACCAGCAGATAATGCGCCAGGTGGTCCAGGGCGGCAGCCTAGAGGAGTGTCTGGTGGAGCTTCAGAAGAGCAGCGAGCAGATTTACCTGGGTGCGTTGGCCTCCCAGGTGAGAAGCGTTCTGCAGCGACCCTCTGGAGGATCGGGTCTGGCCTTGGAACCCCCGCAAAGGGACCTCATACCGCCGCCAAGCGTGGCGcgcttgcttaatatgctcAAGGAGATCCTTTCGGTGGCCACCATGGTCGATGGCCGGCAGGCGGACATCACCAAGATCGTGAGCTGTGTGATAGATCCGCTGCTGCAGTCCGTGCAGGAAAGCGCCGCCCATCTGCCCACCGTGGACATGGGCGTTTACCTTCTGAACTGCCTTCATCACATGCAGAGCTCGCTGGCTGTCTACGAATATATGGATGAGCGCGTGGAGCGACTGCAGGCACAGTCGGATGCCCAACTGGACACACTAACCTCCGAGCAGGCTTCGTCTCTGGTGGCAAACCTTAATCTGGGTCCCATCTACGCCATCCTGCAGAGCAATCAGTCGAAAATAGAGACGAACCTGCTGAAGATCTTCATGTCCAAGATGGACGCCTTTCTGGAACTGCCCGATGTGCTGCTCCTGCCGCAGGTCCAGCTCATCATGTCCAGTAGCCATCGGGCCGCAGTTCAGAAGCGCTCCTTCAACGTGATTGTCGCCATCTACAAGCAGATCTACGATCGAGTCCATGATCCGGCCAACGGCTTCGAGCAGCCGGAGCAGTTGCTACACAGGACGCCTGATCAGGTGGCCCACATCCTGACCTCCACTTAGTGGAGAGGGTATTATTCCAActtatattgtgcattactaTAATTTATATCTATCCATTAATAAATCTCTGTACTTTGCTTGCAATTTGTAGTACAAAAGGTGTAGaagaatattattattttcgcACTCGAATACAGTCTGTGGGGCAGCTATAAgtttataattaaaatcattCGTATATCTGATGCTGACAAGAATAAAATTGGTTGCCTCCACACTCGGCTAACTAAAGCTACAATTAAAATAGTGTTTCTCTAGGTCACAGTGGACCTTTGAAAAAGTTCCAGGGTGAGAGTGGAGAAGAATGCGGGGAAGTTAGTGGCGGCCAGTTGCTGATCAATGGGCGGATTGAAAGTATGTGAATAGGGCGACTCCAGCAGGGCCAAACAATTGGATTCGTTGAGGCTGATGTCCAGGTAGTCGTCCGGACCCTCGGCAAACATGCTGGAAATGCTGCAAAGAGAAGATGTATtgataagaaatttaaatggGGTGAAGTGGATAGGAGACCCACCGGTAGTTGCTGTTGGCGCCAATGCGGTCAATCCTGTAGCCCAGCAGCATGTAGCACACATCGCGGAACTCCTCTCGGGCCGCCTTAAAGCAATCCTTCATCTTGCGCATCTTGCCATTGGCCGATTCCAAGTCCGCACGCAGCTGGTTAAACTCCTTGAAGTTCAGGGTCATGCCGCCCGTGCTGGTGGTCTCATTCAGGCGCTGCGTCTCATCGTCCTCCAGCTTCTTGTTGCGCCGCTTTAGACGCTCAATCTCCGCCTGCAGCTTCTCCATCATATTCTTGCTGGACTCGTAGGCTTCGGCAGCAGGATTCTCGCTGAGATGTACCACCTTGAAGTCCTTCATGTTGAAGTCGCCGCGCAGGCAACGGTGCATCATCTCCAGCTCCAGTTCCTCCTTGCGGCGGCGCAAGCGGTCATTCTCCAGTCGCAGCGTATCCAGTTCCTTTTTGACGCTATCGTAGCCCTCGCCAGCGGGTTCGGCCAGCTGCTCTTGCTGGCGCATGGCCTGAATCTCGCGCTCCAACGTGGCGCACATGTCCTTGTAGCCGGTCACGGTCCTCTCAAGCACCTCCACACGGTAGCGCACCTGCATGTCCTGCGTCATGTCCGCCACACTGGCATTGCTCATAGTCATGTCCTTGTCGAAGTTCTCCACCAGCTGCTTGTAGAAGTCGCGCTCCTTGGACACTGTGATCAGCTTGCGCTGCAGCCGCTCCTTGAAGTTCTTGTGGCGCTTCAGTCCGATATTCAGATCCTCGATGTTCTTCAGGTAGATGGCGCACTTCTGCTCCAGGTCACGCACTGAAGTCTGGGAATATCAATTAGATAAGGATTTGGataaaagaagaggaaaccTACCAGCAAATGCTTGGAGTCCGAGGCGGATGAGGTCTTCTCCGCCACGTTGATGATGTCCTCCTTCAGCAGTTGCTCAATGCGCGAGCGCAGGGCCATGGGGCTGACCAGGGTGTTGGCCAGGCAGTGATCCTGGGCCACCTTGACCCACTCCTTGAGTTCCTGCTCCACATGCGTCAGCTTCACCTGCAGGGAAGCCGCCTCCGCGCGAGCACCCTCCTCGCGGTCCAGTCGCGTCTTGTAGTCGTGCACCTGCTCCTCCAGCAGCAACTTATCGCCAATCAGAGTGTTCAAATGCTTGTTGTGGCCACGCAGGCGCTCCACCTCAGCCATCAGATCCGGAATGCTGGCCAGGCGCTCCTGCGAGGCCTTGGTGACCTCCTTCCAGTCGCTGTAAGATTGAATCTCGAACTCCAGCTCCCGGATGCGATCGTTGGCCACCTTCAGGTTTTGCGTCTGCTTCTCATAGTCGCCGCGCATCTCGTCGTAGCCGGAAAACCTGGCCTTCAGCTCCTCGTGGCGTCTGCGCAAGCGCTCCAGCTCGTTGCGCGTGGACTGCAGCTCGAGATCGGCCCGCTGGGCCATCCGGCGATACTCGCTCAGCTCATTGCTGATGCACAGCTGGACATCGCGGGCATCCTCCACCTGCAGGTGCTTCTCCCTCTGCAGCTTGTTCATGGCCTCGTCGTACTTGAGCTCCAGTTGGGCCAACTCCGTGGTGGCTCGACTGGCCTCATCCTTGAGGGCCAACTCCCGTTTTTGCATCATCTCGAAGTCCCTCTGGAGGTCCAAGTACTTCTTGCAGGTGGTATCGCACTGCTGCTTCAGGGCGGAGCTCTTGTTCTCCGCCAGCATCATGGCCTGGCGGTGCTCCCGGGTCTTCTGCTCGATCTCATTACGCAGCTGGATGACTATGGCCTTGGTTTCGATCAGATCGGTGCGCAGTTTGCTGCTCTGCCAGGAGCCGAAGGGATCGGTGGAGGAACTGTTCAGGGAGGCGGAGCTATCGTTCAGGCTGCGATTCGGCGATTCCTGGCCCAGGCGGCGCTTCTTGGGAGCTGTTTGGGTTTTTATAAGGTAAATGTTCTATAGTTGTTATTAATTATGAAAATCACTTACTTGGCACTAAATTGTCGCTGAAAGAGGCAGAAAGCCGGTTGAAGAGCAGCTTCTTGGGCGCCGAGTGGGTGATGTCGTCGTTGAAGCGGGCCATCATGTTATCCATGCTGCTCCTTATATCGTCCATTTTAGGTCCGTTATGGAGTTTTCGTCGGTTGTGCGTCTATAGTTTTAAGCCACTACGTTTTTTTAGTTGTTTAGCTGTCAGAAATTATACACAGTGGTGGACTGCCGCTGTTTTTCAATAGAATCCCTGCAGACAATTGGACGAGAAAACTATCGCCTATCGCAAAGTCACTTTTTAGTGACTTCTGGAAGATAATAACAAgatagaaaacattttataagATCAAAAACCGTGCAGAAATAAAACAATCTTCCGAAAAACTATATTTTTACAACTTATGCGATAGGAATGCGATATCTTTCATAAATAGTGATTTCTTCGATAGAAAATGCTTCCAGGGATGCAACAACCAAAATGGTCATACTTTTTGGTATTATTATACAATAGAAGTGTATAGTCCTGAGATACGTATCTAAAATAAACTCAATATTTTACGTAATGACccttttaaagttttaacaATATAATCTTGACAACTTATCAGCCAATTAAGTTGGCAGCCCACTTTAGTATTTTCCAGTATGCATTTTCTCCACCACCCAAAAGTATGCCACAAAAATACCACAAGTGAAAGCTATTCATATCGATAACGATAATTACTTTGAGTgctgttaaaaataaaaataaacttgcATTGCATTTGTTTTTAGATAAAATATTAGCTATTTGCTATAACAAGCCATTGCATATCATGTGTTTCAAATTGTAAAGTCAATCGATATCAGGTGGTTGAATTTGTTAAGTCAATCGATATCGGGTGGTTGAGTTTGCGAAGGATCCGGTTAAGTGAAAGGAGCTTTGTTCTCGGCCCAAAATGAATTAAATGTTATTGTTTTTGCATAAAATAAACTAATTAATAGCCAAATCAACAAATTCCACTGTCAAACGGACTAAGCTGAAACAATCCAACAACTGCCAAAAACTAGAGCGTATGTGAAGCAAAAGGCGTGTGTACGATACACACCAAGCGATAAGAAGAAAAACGGTTAACAGAAAGCTTTCAAGGATAAGAAAGTTAAACTACATTTTagaaaaagaaacaaaaagaaaaacaacgAAACGCGTGTGCCGCAAAAATTGGCGAAAATCGCAACAAAAAAGTGTATGTCAAATAGGAAAATGTGGCTCCGCCAGCGATAACGGTACTCCAATGCGCTCTCTCGCacgcacacagacacacaccgCACACCACTACCACTGCCAAATAGCGAGTCCTGACCAACAGCCGCACCTATAAAAGTGGGCGTAGGTAGAGACAAGTTACTGTAACGAATTGCCAAATAGAGATGTATGCTAATTGTTTAAACAAATCCAACCTGGCTTAATCTAATACCCAAGCGAATTCCGATACACACCtatacacacacacgcacactcgACCCACGCaggaggtggaggaggaggagaggAAGGGAAACTAAACGAAAGGACAGGACAGGATAGAAGGGCAAGAAGAAGAACGAAGCAGCATCGGCGCGTTGGAGAAATGTGCGGGAAGAGAAGATTGAAAATAAACGTGTAGTAGAGAATTTTTGAAGCACTCACACGCACACCACCACCTCCCACACTCTTgctctctctgtctctctgcTTATCCCGTTTGCCgcctacacacacacacatacatccCTACGTACGTACGCTCTCGTATCGCGAAAAGCGTAAGCTTTGTTGTTGCTTCTCCCACTCCCTCTCTCATTCCGAGGAGCTTctggtgttgttgttgtggttgttgcCGCTGAGCAAATGGCAGACCCTCTAAGCGGGCGCCGCTGGTGATAACATGTCGTAATGGCCAGAGAGGTAAGTGCAAACGTGCTAAAAGCAAAGCCGGCAACTAAGGCTCAATAACCGTTTCGATTTTCCCGATCAGAAGCATATCGAAAGTTCACCTGCAAAAATCAGCTGTTCTCACTTCATAACCATCATTCATTTTTATAACATCCGTTATGGGCCTTACTCAACATTACAACGGTTAACAGTTCTAAATGTTAACCGATTAACCTGAGATCTAGTTAGTCTAGAAacatttctaaaaaaaaactgaGAAATCATATGGTTTCAAATTATTATt
Protein-coding regions in this window:
- the Cog6 gene encoding conserved oligomeric Golgi complex subunit 6, which encodes MISTKEKPEELDRIQKRVNKILEARLESDKDTLDALSGLSTFFTENTLQNRRNLRSQIEHRSVGINENFLKAFREVKLSLDAVCEDLDTMATSVETMKSDLETSKALTKDLIEQTNTMQRERDRLEVHQQIAQAFLARFQLSGAEHQLLYGAAKDAPIVADFFRVLDRVQSIHADCRLLMQCGYQTAALDIMEEMTLHQEGALERLYRWTQNHCRSLENNEIGPLIVEAMSRLQDRPVLFKYVIDEYAIARRAVLVRQFIEALTEGGPGGNPKPIELHAHDPKRYIGDMFAWLHQSIPTEKENLSLLFKKCDKQDISDQLQNALGYIADGVCHPLKVRVETILQAEKDTIVLFTISNLLRFYQQIMRQVVQGGSLEECLVELQKSSEQIYLGALASQVRSVLQRPSGGSGLALEPPQRDLIPPPSVARLLNMLKEILSVATMVDGRQADITKIVSCVIDPLLQSVQESAAHLPTVDMGVYLLNCLHHMQSSLAVYEYMDERVERLQAQSDAQLDTLTSEQASSLVANLNLGPIYAILQSNQSKIETNLLKIFMSKMDAFLELPDVLLLPQVQLIMSSSHRAAVQKRSFNVIVAIYKQIYDRVHDPANGFEQPEQLLHRTPDQVAHILTST
- the Mad1 gene encoding mitotic spindle assembly checkpoint protein MAD1 is translated as MDDIRSSMDNMMARFNDDITHSAPKKLLFNRLSASFSDNLVPTPKKRRLGQESPNRSLNDSSASLNSSSTDPFGSWQSSKLRTDLIETKAIVIQLRNEIEQKTREHRQAMMLAENKSSALKQQCDTTCKKYLDLQRDFEMMQKRELALKDEASRATTELAQLELKYDEAMNKLQREKHLQVEDARDVQLCISNELSEYRRMAQRADLELQSTRNELERLRRRHEELKARFSGYDEMRGDYEKQTQNLKVANDRIRELEFEIQSYSDWKEVTKASQERLASIPDLMAEVERLRGHNKHLNTLIGDKLLLEEQVHDYKTRLDREEGARAEAASLQVKLTHVEQELKEWVKVAQDHCLANTLVSPMALRSRIEQLLKEDIINVAEKTSSASDSKHLLTSVRDLEQKCAIYLKNIEDLNIGLKRHKNFKERLQRKLITVSKERDFYKQLVENFDKDMTMSNASVADMTQDMQVRYRVEVLERTVTGYKDMCATLEREIQAMRQQEQLAEPAGEGYDSVKKELDTLRLENDRLRRRKEELELEMMHRCLRGDFNMKDFKVVHLSENPAAEAYESSKNMMEKLQAEIERLKRRNKKLEDDETQRLNETTSTGGMTLNFKEFNQLRADLESANGKMRKMKDCFKAAREEFRDVCYMLLGYRIDRIGANSNYRISSMFAEGPDDYLDISLNESNCLALLESPYSHTFNPPIDQQLAATNFPAFFSTLTLELFQRSTVT
- the LOC108009895 gene encoding SAP30-binding protein, whose translation is MAALASLTAQYTDSENEGDASPDSQNSTASQVIIPPKRPSPTPTKQDGETKRSKDKKKKRAKKVRRLVSYQDDTLISDEEEDRAAAQSSEEESSSGEESDSSDSQDGNSPKTKDKSNAGNGSKDGDTPMEVDEESGGFPADERTAESYEKDPKYAKYKFQLPPEPKGKPSAELVTKITKMYTKMRQTNMDMNRVIQDRKEFRNPSIYDKLISFCDINEFGTNYPPEIYDPLQWGEESYYESLAAVQKTEMLKRQKDRKDMDKVEQATALARKVEEEAKKRKSKWDQPAPSTVVKPTLPALTTTVTGTKGTVISAFGSLPKKPAA